The genomic interval AAGATCACTATTTTTGAAGATTGCAGAGGAAGAAAAAAAACACTATTCAATACTGGAAAACATAATCAATTTCGTATCCCGACCGCAGAATTGGCTTGAAAATGCCGAGTGGTTCCATTTGGAAGAATATTGAAGAAGTTGGTAATTACTTTTGTCGGTCAGGTTCGTCAGCGTCCTTTTTTGCTTACGCACCTATTTCTTTTAAATCTTTTAACACTTCCTTTGCGTGATCAGCAGGTTTTACCTTTTCATAAATTTTCGCGATGTTGCCCTTAGGATCGATTTAAAATGACGTTCTAATGGCTCCCATATGTTCTTTCCTCATGAATTTTTTCGTTCTCCATTGAGATATACTGTAAGAGTTCATAAATAGGGATTTCCAGAATTAGGTTTAACTTCTGTCAGTACAAATAGCTATAGCATTTTTGTAATCACATTTTGTGGACACCTTGAGTATAGTTTCAACAGTTTAAAAATCAAATTCCAATACCGTTCACGAAAACTGCATGCTTCTCGATGAGCGCCTTTATAAAGGCGCTCATCGAGAAGCATTTTCTCAGAGGTCGGACTTATATTTCCTGCGAACTATGCAAGCATCGGAACTGGGTGCAGCCCAATGGCAAACATAAAGAATACGCAGCACTGGGAGTATCTCTTCCATCACTATCACTACCTCGGCAATCCCCGGCTTGTTGGCGAACACCTCAGACACATCGTACGTATCGGCAATCAGGTTGTTGCCTGCCTGGGGTGGGCAAGCGCCGTATGGAAGGTCAAAGACCGTGATCGTCTCATTGAATGGGATGAGACTACTAAACCGTACGCACTTAGGCACTGTCCAAAAATAATTTGGTATTTTTATTAATTTAGTTAAGTGAAATTGTATAATTCCAATCTGGCAAGACACTGTGTTTGTTTATGTTTATTTCTTTCATTTGGTCATCAGTGATTTTGATTCCTTTTTGGTATTCTTTCTCGTTAAGAATGGTTTGTACGAGAAGACCCGCTGTTGTTGTAGTGCCAGCAATTAAACTTAGCATAACATCATAAGACCTCAAAGGATTCCCCTCCCAATTTTTACTGATAAAACTAAACAGACGATGTTCTACCGGATTCCATTTTGATGCTCCTGAGGGATAGTGGCAAATCCTGATGGAGAGTCCGTAAACTTTACAAATATTTT from Candidatus Kuenenia stuttgartiensis carries:
- a CDS encoding Druantia anti-phage system protein DruA, whose product is MANIKNTQHWEYLFHHYHYLGNPRLVGEHLRHIVRIGNQVVACLGWASAVWKVKDRDRLIEWDETTKPYALRHCPKIIWYFY